Part of the Sporomusa termitida genome, CAGGATGAACAAAGTCAGCGCTACGAAAAAAGCGCTGGTGGAGGTCGGGGTGGCCGGTTTCACCGCCATCAAAGTGCTGGGCCGGGGCCGGCTGGTTGCTGATCCAACGGTCATTGCCGACCGGCGGAAAATGTTATTGACCCTGTCTAAGGACGATGCGGCCAGGACGGAAAAGTTCATTGTCGAGTTTCTGGATGGAACCCGGCTGTTTCCCCGCCGGCTGTTTACCATTCTCGCCCATGATGAGGATGTACCCAAAATCGTTGCCAAAATTATCGAGGTAAACCGCACCGATAATAAGGTCGGTGACGGCAAAATATTTATCCTGCCGGTTTTTGACGCCATTCGGGTCCGGACC contains:
- a CDS encoding P-II family nitrogen regulator gives rise to the protein MKEIIAVIRMNKVSATKKALVEVGVAGFTAIKVLGRGRLVADPTVIADRRKMLLTLSKDDAARTEKFIVEFLDGTRLFPRRLFTILAHDEDVPKIVAKIIEVNRTDNKVGDGKIFILPVFDAIRVRTGETGDAAV